Proteins encoded by one window of Candidatus Saccharibacteria bacterium:
- a CDS encoding DUF3828 domain-containing protein — MPPAQDPQATPLEVPPANTMSLPPKRGAGKTFLVVLVIVALVLASVGGVYYFMNQKSKQQQAALQSQVNDLNNQIQDLQSKNKTLQNQINVDLDTQVAINKAIKGFYDDWIKGANANPPVAKNTLASQAINKGYINATVQSYINKSNGNPDPATCAATTVKSYQYTELTKDNNTSTATVNFDLNNGDKSKAKLNLIPQGSTWVISQITCG, encoded by the coding sequence ATGCCCCCAGCTCAAGACCCACAAGCAACTCCGCTAGAAGTGCCGCCAGCAAACACCATGAGTTTGCCACCCAAGAGAGGTGCAGGCAAAACTTTTCTGGTGGTGCTAGTGATTGTTGCCTTGGTTTTGGCCTCGGTCGGTGGTGTTTACTATTTTATGAACCAGAAATCCAAGCAGCAACAAGCCGCACTACAAAGCCAGGTCAACGACTTGAATAACCAGATTCAAGATTTGCAATCTAAAAACAAGACACTACAAAACCAGATTAATGTTGATCTCGATACCCAAGTGGCCATCAATAAGGCCATAAAGGGTTTCTACGACGACTGGATTAAAGGCGCCAATGCTAATCCTCCAGTAGCCAAAAACACCTTGGCCTCCCAGGCCATTAACAAAGGCTATATAAATGCCACAGTACAGAGTTACATTAACAAATCAAATGGTAATCCAGACCCAGCTACTTGTGCGGCCACAACCGTAAAAAGTTATCAATACACCGAGCTAACCAAAGACAACAATACGTCTACGGCAACTGTCAACTTCGATCTGAATAACGGCGACAAATCCAAGGCCAAGCTAAACTTAATACCTCAGGGCTCAACCTGGGTGATTAGCCAAATTACTTGCGGGTAG
- a CDS encoding HTH domain-containing protein: MTDRQERILSEIIRLYADSAEPVSSRELAKAFELSSATIRTEMLKLEELGCIYQPHISAGRVPTDKGYRYFVNNLTDSSTQVEFPSSRSFQTITKRVDSLKDRADGAIKIAAETLSDLTGNMAFATLSDAVYLHGLSQLFSQPEFLDQAASAGAAKFLDSLQQWLFEKHLDQTQVFIGRENPIAKTSNLTMVVNRFSGPYSDSSYIGIVGPTRQSYDKVINLVGATSKALEEVFSEA; this comes from the coding sequence ATGACAGATAGACAAGAACGAATCTTATCGGAAATCATCCGCCTGTATGCGGATTCAGCCGAGCCAGTTAGCTCTCGTGAGCTTGCCAAAGCTTTCGAGCTTAGTTCCGCGACTATCCGGACTGAGATGCTAAAGCTCGAAGAATTGGGCTGTATTTACCAACCCCACATATCTGCTGGCAGGGTGCCTACCGACAAAGGATACCGTTACTTTGTAAACAATTTAACCGATTCATCCACGCAAGTGGAATTCCCATCGAGTCGGAGCTTCCAAACCATCACCAAGCGAGTCGATTCGCTCAAGGATCGAGCCGACGGTGCAATCAAAATTGCCGCCGAAACCTTGAGCGATCTGACTGGCAACATGGCTTTTGCTACCCTGAGCGATGCCGTGTACCTGCATGGCCTTAGCCAATTATTTAGCCAACCTGAATTTTTAGATCAAGCAGCCTCGGCTGGAGCGGCTAAGTTTTTGGACAGCTTGCAGCAATGGTTGTTCGAGAAACATTTAGATCAGACACAGGTATTTATTGGTCGCGAGAACCCAATCGCCAAAACTAGTAATCTTACCATGGTGGTAAATCGGTTTTCTGGCCCCTACTCCGACAGCAGCTACATAGGAATTGTTGGTCCAACTCGGCAAAGTTACGACAAGGTCATTAACTTAGTAGGTGCAACCAGTAAAGCCCTAGAAGAAGTCTTTAGCGAAGCTTAA
- a CDS encoding nucleotide exchange factor GrpE, giving the protein MKSDKNPKPAKKAKPFASRRTAAEYEQQIGELTIHLQRLQAEFENYKKREAAQKAELMNGAKEAVLAELLPALDNFDRAATHLPAELENNAWAKGMQYVGQQLIDLLDSMGVHKFAPQTGEQFNAARHDALDHIKSKKPADTIVEVVTPGYEINQKVVRAATVKVSKGE; this is encoded by the coding sequence ATGAAATCTGATAAAAATCCTAAACCAGCTAAAAAAGCCAAGCCATTCGCCAGCCGGCGGACTGCGGCAGAATACGAACAACAGATTGGCGAGCTAACAATTCACTTGCAACGTCTGCAGGCCGAATTCGAAAATTATAAAAAGCGCGAAGCTGCTCAAAAAGCCGAACTTATGAATGGTGCCAAAGAGGCCGTTTTAGCAGAATTGCTGCCAGCACTCGATAATTTTGACCGCGCAGCCACACATTTACCTGCTGAGCTAGAAAACAACGCTTGGGCCAAGGGTATGCAATATGTTGGCCAGCAACTTATTGATCTGCTCGATAGCATGGGTGTGCATAAGTTTGCACCACAAACGGGTGAGCAGTTCAACGCCGCTCGGCACGACGCGCTAGACCACATTAAAAGCAAGAAGCCGGCCGACACAATTGTAGAAGTTGTAACGCCGGGTTATGAAATTAATCAAAAAGTAGTTCGAGCAGCTACGGTAAAAGTAAGTAAAGGAGAATAG
- the dnaK gene encoding molecular chaperone DnaK: MSKIIGIDLGTTNSAMAVMEGGDPTIITNVEGARTTPSMVAINKNGERLVGQTAKRQAVINPDNTIFSVKRLIGRTFDDPEVQRDIELMPYKIVKADGHVKVKMGDKEYTPEEISAMILGKLKADAEKYLGQPVTEAVITVPAYFNDAQRQATKDAGKIAGLEVKRIINEPTAAALAYGLEKNKEEKVVVYDLGGGTFDVSVLELGDGVFEVKSTNGDTHLGGDDFDLVLINWLIDEFKKDQGIDLKADKAAMQRLKEAAEKAKIELSTTTETNINIPFVTADASGPKHLDITLTRAQFEKVVMDLVDKTLKPCEAALKDAGLKKADINEVIMVGGMTRMPLVQKKVEEFFGKKPLQGVNPDEVVAIGAAIQGGVLGGDVKDVLLLDVTPLSLGLETLGGVSTKLIERNTTIPTSKSQVFSTAADNQPSVEINVLQGDREMATDNKSLGRFVLDGIPPAPRGVPQIEVSFNIDANGIVNVSAKDKGTGKEQHITITGGGNLSDEDIKKMQQDAEAHADEDKKKKEQVEARNNADTLIYTAEKTLKDAGDKAKEEDKKAVEDATKALKDKLETDDVEELKKLTEDLNTKLQKVGAAMYEAEAKEAESKEGDKADQKGDDKNPPAGGEPEEGEVVDEKDKK, from the coding sequence ATGAGTAAAATTATTGGAATTGACTTAGGTACCACCAACTCAGCCATGGCGGTTATGGAGGGCGGTGACCCAACAATTATTACCAATGTCGAGGGGGCTCGTACTACCCCCAGTATGGTGGCGATTAATAAAAACGGTGAACGGCTGGTGGGCCAGACCGCCAAGCGCCAAGCCGTGATTAACCCCGACAACACAATCTTTAGTGTTAAGCGCCTAATTGGCCGAACCTTCGATGATCCCGAAGTTCAGCGCGATATCGAGCTCATGCCCTACAAAATCGTAAAGGCCGACGGCCATGTAAAAGTTAAAATGGGCGACAAAGAATATACGCCCGAAGAAATCAGCGCTATGATTTTGGGTAAACTCAAAGCCGACGCCGAAAAATACTTGGGTCAGCCAGTAACCGAGGCCGTTATTACTGTGCCGGCTTACTTTAACGATGCTCAACGACAAGCCACCAAAGATGCCGGCAAGATCGCTGGCCTCGAAGTCAAACGAATTATCAATGAACCCACTGCCGCCGCCCTAGCCTACGGTCTCGAAAAGAACAAAGAAGAAAAAGTGGTGGTATACGACCTTGGTGGTGGTACGTTCGATGTTTCGGTGCTTGAGCTGGGTGACGGTGTGTTTGAAGTTAAAAGCACCAATGGCGATACCCACTTAGGTGGTGACGACTTCGATCTAGTGCTCATTAACTGGCTGATCGATGAGTTCAAAAAAGACCAAGGGATTGATCTAAAAGCCGACAAAGCGGCTATGCAGCGACTAAAAGAGGCGGCCGAAAAAGCCAAGATCGAGCTTAGCACAACTACCGAGACCAATATTAACATTCCATTTGTTACGGCCGATGCTAGCGGACCCAAGCACTTAGACATTACCCTAACCCGCGCCCAGTTCGAGAAGGTGGTTATGGACTTGGTCGACAAAACACTCAAGCCATGTGAGGCAGCTCTAAAAGATGCCGGCCTCAAAAAAGCAGACATTAACGAAGTAATTATGGTGGGCGGCATGACCCGTATGCCGTTAGTGCAAAAAAAGGTTGAGGAGTTCTTTGGCAAAAAACCACTGCAGGGCGTGAACCCAGACGAGGTAGTAGCCATTGGCGCAGCTATTCAAGGTGGTGTGCTGGGCGGCGACGTTAAAGACGTGTTGCTACTCGACGTCACCCCTCTATCACTCGGCCTAGAAACATTGGGTGGTGTAAGTACCAAGCTAATTGAGCGCAACACCACCATTCCAACCAGCAAGAGTCAGGTATTTAGCACCGCAGCCGACAATCAGCCCAGTGTAGAGATCAACGTTTTGCAAGGCGATCGCGAAATGGCTACCGACAACAAATCTTTAGGTCGGTTTGTGCTCGACGGCATTCCACCTGCTCCGCGGGGTGTGCCACAAATCGAAGTTAGCTTTAACATCGATGCCAACGGTATTGTAAATGTTAGCGCCAAAGACAAGGGTACCGGCAAAGAACAGCACATTACCATTACTGGGGGCGGTAACCTAAGCGACGAGGATATCAAGAAGATGCAGCAAGATGCCGAAGCCCACGCTGATGAGGATAAAAAGAAGAAAGAGCAAGTAGAGGCTCGCAACAATGCCGACACCCTAATTTACACTGCCGAGAAGACTTTGAAAGATGCTGGTGATAAGGCTAAGGAAGAAGATAAGAAGGCTGTTGAGGATGCCACTAAGGCATTGAAAGATAAACTCGAGACCGACGATGTCGAAGAGCTCAAGAAGCTTACTGAAGATTTGAATACAAAACTGCAAAAAGTTGGCGCTGCCATGTACGAAGCCGAGGCCAAAGAGGCTGAAAGCAAAGAAGGTGATAAGGCCGACCAAAAGGGTGATGATAAAAATCCGCCAGCCGGCGGAGAGCCCGAAGAAGGCGAGGTAGTCGACGAGAAAGATAAGAAGTAA
- a CDS encoding NUDIX hydrolase → MAHNTYAVPISCKGIVFEGGQVWLRKNERGEWELPGGKLDEGEQPQETVKREMLEELGLKVSVGEITSSYLYTIKVSEDEKRGVLVISYSCKFIKRTGDVEHNGEAGHAEFKKFDPMEIDSLNMPEFYKEAIKKVS, encoded by the coding sequence GTGGCTCACAACACCTACGCAGTTCCCATATCATGTAAGGGCATTGTTTTTGAGGGTGGCCAGGTGTGGCTCCGCAAAAACGAGAGAGGTGAGTGGGAGCTGCCCGGGGGTAAACTAGACGAGGGTGAGCAGCCGCAAGAAACAGTTAAGCGTGAGATGCTCGAGGAGCTTGGGCTAAAAGTTTCGGTTGGTGAAATTACCAGTTCTTATCTTTACACCATCAAGGTTAGCGAAGATGAAAAGCGTGGTGTTTTGGTCATAAGCTACTCGTGCAAGTTCATCAAACGAACTGGCGATGTTGAGCATAACGGTGAAGCTGGGCATGCAGAATTTAAGAAGTTTGACCCTATGGAGATCGATTCGCTGAACATGCCAGAATTTTACAAAGAAGCAATCAAGAAAGTATCATAG
- a CDS encoding NYN domain-containing protein: MNKLPANIYIDGENLLYGLLPVLLQEKLVTERADLVKFDLISLFIEATKDNAKPIKIFYYGTKPHIVKDMGEEALEASTKMHEHKQAWGEWLDKQQILYITAGNLKARQKKEGVVFQEKGVDVRLAVDMVKQAYEGPKMNFVVASSDSDIIPALRVVKEKGHNITYVAMPGGQNRAISAHADKTIILKRQAIVDGYKEVNS, translated from the coding sequence ATGAATAAACTGCCCGCCAATATATACATCGATGGCGAAAACCTGCTTTATGGTTTGTTGCCAGTTTTATTGCAAGAGAAGTTGGTGACCGAACGAGCGGATTTGGTTAAATTCGATCTCATATCGCTATTTATAGAGGCTACCAAAGATAATGCCAAGCCAATCAAGATATTTTACTATGGCACCAAACCACACATCGTAAAAGACATGGGCGAGGAGGCGCTTGAGGCCTCAACCAAGATGCATGAGCACAAACAAGCTTGGGGCGAATGGCTCGATAAACAGCAAATACTTTATATAACCGCAGGCAACCTAAAAGCGCGGCAAAAAAAAGAAGGCGTGGTGTTTCAAGAAAAGGGTGTTGATGTTCGCTTGGCCGTTGATATGGTTAAACAGGCTTATGAAGGACCCAAAATGAACTTTGTGGTGGCCAGCTCCGACTCCGACATCATCCCAGCCTTGCGAGTAGTTAAAGAAAAGGGGCACAACATAACCTATGTGGCTATGCCGGGCGGGCAGAACCGGGCCATTAGTGCCCATGCCGACAAAACAATTATTCTCAAACGCCAAGCTATAGTTGATGGCTATAAAGAAGTAAATAGTTAA
- a CDS encoding DnaJ domain-containing protein, translating to MDKHDYYKVLGIAKGASKDEIKKAFRKKAVKLHPDKSTGDEAKFKEINEAYEVLSNDQKRQAYDQFGHAAGAHQAGGGAYGGGNPFEGFGGAGFDPNSVHFDFGGAGGGGINDIFDMFFTGARNRTRDVEVAMTIDFMEAVKGVTKEISLRVNDRQGGGRKQEDVKIKIPAGIDDGQSIKMTGKGEVNANGQRGDLYVHIRVRPDRRFEREGANIISEKSIDFADAALGTEIEVETINGKVTLKVPAGTQPGKILKLSGKGLPILNTTNRGDHLVVVNVEVPTKLSAKQRELLEEFKKSTKKHKFW from the coding sequence ATGGATAAGCACGATTACTACAAAGTGCTCGGCATTGCCAAGGGCGCCAGTAAAGATGAGATTAAAAAAGCTTTTCGCAAAAAGGCAGTCAAGCTGCATCCCGATAAATCCACAGGCGACGAAGCCAAGTTTAAAGAGATCAATGAGGCTTATGAGGTTTTAAGCAACGATCAAAAGCGCCAAGCTTACGATCAGTTTGGCCATGCCGCCGGGGCGCACCAGGCTGGCGGCGGGGCTTACGGCGGCGGCAACCCATTCGAAGGCTTTGGCGGTGCGGGCTTCGACCCCAACAGTGTTCACTTTGATTTTGGTGGTGCCGGCGGCGGTGGCATCAACGATATTTTCGACATGTTCTTTACTGGAGCTCGCAACCGAACCCGCGATGTCGAAGTGGCCATGACGATTGATTTTATGGAGGCTGTAAAAGGCGTAACCAAAGAGATTAGTTTGCGAGTCAACGATCGGCAGGGTGGCGGGCGAAAACAAGAAGATGTGAAGATCAAGATACCGGCTGGCATCGATGACGGCCAGTCTATAAAGATGACTGGCAAGGGCGAGGTGAATGCTAATGGCCAGCGCGGTGACTTGTATGTTCATATTCGAGTTCGGCCAGATCGCCGCTTTGAGCGCGAGGGTGCTAATATTATCTCTGAAAAATCGATAGATTTTGCCGATGCCGCACTCGGCACGGAGATTGAGGTCGAAACTATCAATGGCAAAGTAACGCTCAAAGTTCCCGCCGGTACCCAGCCAGGTAAGATTCTTAAACTTAGCGGTAAGGGCTTACCCATTCTAAATACAACCAATCGCGGCGATCACCTAGTTGTAGTGAATGTTGAGGTTCCAACCAAACTTAGTGCCAAACAGCGTGAGTTGCTAGAAGAGTTTAAAAAGTCTACCAAAAAACACAAGTTTTGGTAG
- a CDS encoding ATP-grasp domain-containing protein, with translation MTTKLIYDEILLRGWKVEILDEQKNFLRFWDDSGKHHLLKNDNTEKTSLINFYIAKDKQITYKLAADLGIPIPNTLAFTEMEGAEEFLGREGRVVVKPQDSAHGQGVTAGIVDVSKLHTAIKFAQAYSNKPLIQTHVEGDDYRLLYIDKKLVAATIREPASIVGDGKQSISELILAENQNPKRGKNYVKELNVIDEAAAVEYLGDRVSEVPRKDEKVQVIGVANMGRGGKAIDVTDNVSSQMLEYASKIVNYLDMGLCGVDFIYNTKDNQMFLIEINAAPSFGLHEHPSVGKGRNVAKSFVDWFAK, from the coding sequence ATGACAACTAAGTTAATATATGACGAGATACTTTTACGCGGCTGGAAAGTGGAGATCTTGGATGAACAAAAGAACTTTCTGCGTTTTTGGGATGACTCGGGGAAGCACCATTTACTTAAGAATGACAACACTGAGAAAACTAGCTTGATTAATTTCTACATCGCAAAAGACAAGCAAATTACTTATAAACTGGCTGCCGACTTAGGCATCCCAATCCCTAATACACTAGCCTTTACAGAAATGGAGGGGGCTGAAGAATTTCTGGGTCGAGAAGGACGGGTTGTTGTAAAACCGCAAGATTCTGCGCATGGCCAAGGAGTAACTGCCGGTATTGTGGATGTATCGAAACTGCATACAGCAATCAAATTCGCTCAAGCATATTCTAACAAGCCATTAATACAGACCCACGTTGAAGGTGATGACTATAGGCTGCTTTATATCGACAAAAAACTGGTTGCTGCAACAATTCGAGAGCCCGCCAGTATAGTAGGTGACGGCAAACAATCTATCTCTGAGTTGATATTGGCAGAAAATCAAAACCCCAAACGAGGCAAAAACTATGTAAAAGAGCTGAATGTTATCGATGAAGCCGCTGCCGTGGAGTATCTTGGCGATCGTGTGTCAGAAGTTCCTCGCAAAGATGAGAAAGTTCAGGTGATAGGTGTAGCCAACATGGGTAGAGGTGGTAAGGCCATAGATGTTACAGACAATGTATCGAGCCAGATGTTAGAATATGCTAGTAAAATTGTGAACTATCTAGATATGGGACTTTGCGGTGTCGACTTTATCTACAATACTAAAGATAACCAGATGTTTCTAATTGAGATTAATGCTGCTCCCTCGTTTGGCCTACATGAACATCCTAGTGTCGGCAAGGGCAGAAACGTAGCAAAATCGTTTGTAGATTGGTTCGCCAAGTAA
- a CDS encoding ATP-dependent zinc protease has protein sequence MLINHELKSCFDFTESQKMQTIGREVKISLPNQRLYNLDAKVDTGAYHSAIHCHEVQKKLIDGKTVLSVRFLDPEHPAYHEKELIFEKFKKTIVTSSFGNKQQRYIIKLKVKINDKIYIANFTLANRSRLKYPILLGRTLLRGNFLVDPSRKQ, from the coding sequence ATGCTTATTAATCATGAGCTAAAATCATGCTTTGATTTTACAGAGAGTCAAAAAATGCAAACTATTGGTAGAGAAGTAAAGATATCATTGCCCAACCAAAGGCTTTATAATCTGGACGCCAAGGTTGATACCGGTGCTTACCACTCGGCCATTCATTGTCACGAAGTCCAAAAAAAACTTATCGATGGCAAGACTGTGCTATCAGTTCGCTTCTTGGACCCCGAACATCCGGCCTATCACGAAAAGGAACTCATTTTTGAAAAGTTCAAAAAAACAATTGTTACTAGCTCGTTTGGCAATAAGCAGCAGCGCTATATTATTAAGCTTAAGGTCAAAATTAATGATAAAATATACATAGCAAACTTCACTCTGGCCAACAGAAGCCGACTAAAATATCCTATACTTCTGGGCCGGACATTGTTAAGAGGAAACTTTTTAGTTGATCCCTCGAGGAAACAGTAG
- the rimK gene encoding 30S ribosomal protein S6--L-glutamate ligase, with amino-acid sequence MKTVILSKEPKSYSTQTLLKAAKKRMDVVKVLDYSRCYMEIEASKPSIYYLGRAVEDVDIVIPRIIASFSAYISTVVRQFEMMRVYSLTSSLAVVRASDKLRSLQLLARSGVQIPKTVFARKTADVTDILDMIGGAPVVVKLLEGNQGIGVVLAETRKAAQSVVEAFYGVGANILIQEYIEEAHGADIRALVVGDEVVGAMLRQGVEGDFRSNLHRGGTTQPVELTTKERNIAIKATKTLGLTVAGVDILRSKRGPLVIEVNASPGFEGIESETGIDIAGIIVDYAISKSSGKRRKDRIGA; translated from the coding sequence ATGAAAACTGTCATTTTATCTAAAGAACCCAAAAGCTACTCCACGCAGACACTACTAAAGGCTGCTAAGAAACGTATGGATGTAGTTAAGGTTTTGGATTACTCTCGTTGCTACATGGAAATTGAGGCTAGTAAGCCATCTATTTATTATTTAGGTAGGGCCGTGGAAGATGTTGATATTGTAATACCTAGAATTATTGCTTCGTTTAGCGCCTATATAAGTACGGTTGTAAGGCAATTTGAGATGATGAGGGTATATAGTTTAACCTCATCGTTGGCTGTAGTTCGTGCATCTGACAAGCTAAGATCGCTGCAGTTGCTGGCTCGCTCAGGGGTACAGATCCCTAAAACTGTTTTTGCACGAAAAACTGCCGATGTCACAGACATCCTAGATATGATAGGGGGTGCCCCAGTAGTAGTTAAGTTGTTAGAGGGGAATCAGGGTATCGGTGTAGTATTGGCAGAGACACGTAAAGCAGCCCAGTCTGTGGTTGAGGCTTTTTATGGGGTAGGAGCCAACATTTTGATTCAAGAATATATAGAAGAGGCTCATGGCGCAGATATACGTGCACTAGTAGTTGGTGACGAGGTGGTTGGAGCTATGCTGCGCCAAGGAGTCGAGGGCGACTTCCGAAGCAACCTGCATCGAGGCGGCACTACACAACCGGTGGAGCTCACCACCAAAGAGCGCAATATTGCAATCAAAGCCACCAAAACTCTCGGGCTGACTGTGGCGGGGGTAGATATACTTCGTTCCAAACGCGGTCCACTTGTTATTGAGGTTAACGCCTCACCCGGATTTGAAGGTATCGAGAGCGAAACTGGCATAGACATAGCTGGTATAATCGTGGACTATGCTATTTCAAAATCATCTGGCAAGCGTCGCAAAGATCGCATTGGTGCCTAA
- a CDS encoding class I SAM-dependent methyltransferase, producing MTLPTSSSRKKYYQRTLKSHGESPKSLQWVNYRAAALRYHALVSSLTIEGKSILDAGCGMGDLLPYLYADTGNFQYLGVDVTPEFIDIANKRYDGDKFQVANPFSSEFNEKFDIVLSSGVMNSVGEDWLEQRKTMITKLYSLSNNICAFNMAGGFEPNTSTKTIAYANCLDILKHCKSLTSEIVLINNYHPKDFTVLLYKQPVGVKA from the coding sequence ATGACGTTACCCACAAGTTCTTCAAGAAAAAAATACTATCAAAGGACACTTAAATCGCACGGTGAAAGCCCCAAGTCCTTACAGTGGGTTAATTATCGTGCTGCCGCACTGCGTTATCACGCACTAGTATCTAGCCTAACCATAGAGGGTAAAAGCATACTTGATGCTGGTTGTGGCATGGGCGATCTATTGCCTTATCTCTATGCCGACACGGGAAACTTTCAGTATCTTGGGGTAGACGTAACTCCAGAGTTTATTGACATTGCTAACAAGCGCTACGATGGGGATAAGTTCCAAGTAGCTAATCCATTTTCTAGCGAATTTAATGAAAAATTCGATATTGTATTGTCGTCTGGAGTAATGAACTCGGTGGGGGAAGATTGGCTAGAACAGCGCAAAACAATGATCACCAAGCTCTATAGCCTCTCCAATAATATATGTGCTTTTAATATGGCAGGTGGCTTTGAACCGAATACCTCAACTAAAACGATTGCTTATGCCAACTGCTTGGACATATTGAAGCACTGCAAGAGTTTAACTTCGGAGATTGTTCTTATTAATAACTATCACCCCAAAGACTTTACAGTTTTACTCTACAAGCAACCTGTTGGGGTCAAAGCTTAA
- a CDS encoding MazG-like family protein yields MKQQSFEDSINEIRKTVSRFQKIEGKQWGVEGAVIELSKQVGQLAAVVMNREGYYYADREKDNSIYEASNNKIADELADIMFAIVRIADHYGIDLVATNVKTRRIEDEFLKTKGV; encoded by the coding sequence ATGAAACAGCAATCTTTTGAAGATTCCATTAATGAAATACGCAAGACCGTAAGCCGATTCCAGAAGATCGAAGGTAAACAATGGGGCGTTGAGGGCGCAGTAATTGAACTATCTAAGCAAGTTGGCCAGCTTGCAGCTGTGGTCATGAATCGCGAAGGCTACTACTATGCGGATCGTGAAAAAGACAATAGCATTTATGAAGCATCGAACAACAAAATTGCCGACGAACTAGCCGATATTATGTTCGCTATAGTACGAATCGCCGACCATTATGGTATTGATCTTGTGGCCACCAATGTCAAAACCCGGCGCATAGAAGATGAATTTCTTAAGACAAAAGGTGTGTAG
- a CDS encoding SET domain-containing protein-lysine N-methyltransferase, producing MVIKETQNKGRGVFAEKDYKKGELIEICPVVVLSAKQRQLIDKTELFNYYFGWEDGQAGIVLGYGMMYNHSFRPNAEYSKNFLDRTVAVLAHQNIKSNSEITVNYNGKPKSQAKIWFNTKE from the coding sequence ATGGTTATTAAAGAAACACAGAACAAGGGGCGGGGAGTTTTTGCCGAGAAAGACTATAAAAAAGGGGAGCTTATAGAGATCTGCCCTGTGGTTGTGTTGTCTGCCAAACAGCGGCAGCTCATTGATAAGACAGAGCTGTTTAATTACTACTTCGGTTGGGAAGACGGCCAAGCCGGCATAGTTCTAGGCTACGGCATGATGTACAATCATTCTTTTAGACCCAATGCTGAATATTCAAAGAATTTCCTGGATCGAACAGTTGCAGTTTTGGCGCACCAAAACATTAAAAGCAATAGCGAAATAACTGTTAACTACAATGGTAAGCCCAAGAGCCAAGCCAAAATTTGGTTCAACACTAAAGAATAA